In Pseudonocardia sp. DSM 110487, the sequence TGGCGGTCGCGAGCTCGCCGCTCCGAGGCGTCGACAAAGAGCGATCATGGGTCCTGTGCACATCTTCGACGGTGCCCAGGCTGGATGAGAATCTGATGAAAATGTCGCGGAGTTTGGTTAAGAACCCGACGCTCAACAGGCACCGGCCGCGCAACCGATTAGCCTCGATCCCGTGCAGCACCACGACCTGGCACCGCCTTTTCCCCCGGTCAGCTAACCCGATCGCGCAAGGAGAGGTCTGTCCGATGCCTGCGAAGTCCCGTGTCGATTTCTGGTTCGACCCGTTCTGCCCGTGGAGCTGGATCACGTCTCGCTGGATCCTCGAGGCGCGGCAGGTCCGCGACTTCGATCTGGAGTTCCACCTGTTGGCACTCGCGGTCCTGAACGAGGACGATCTTCCTCCTCAGTTCAGCGATCCGAGGATCATGGCCAAGGTATGGGCGCCGACGCGCGTGCTGGCTGCGGCCGAGCAGGCCAAGGGCCGCGCAATCCTGGAACCGCTCTACACCGCGATCGGCTCGCGGATGCACTCCAATGACAACAAGGAAATCCTCGACGTCCTGCGGAGGGACTTCGACAAGGTCATCGCCGAAGCGCTCGAAGAGGTCGGTCTCCCGGCGGAGCTGGCCGATGCGGCGACCTCGGATGAGTACTACGGCGCGATGAGCAGGAGCATCGACGAGGGCCTGAACGTTGCCGGCTCGATTGCCGGTGTTCCCACCATCCACATCAATGGCCGCCCCTTCTTCGGGCCGGTGCTCGGCAGCATCCCGCGAGGCGAGCAGGCCGGCAGGTTGTGGGATGCCGTCGAGACCCTGGGGACCAACCCCGACTTCTGGGAGCTCAAGAGCGAGCAGCCGGAGGACCTGCGACCGAACATGACCTGAACGACGCGGCGCGGGTGTCGCACCGGACACGTCTGCAGATCGGCGCGGCTCGCCGGCGTGTCAGTCATCTCACCCTGGCCCCTACAGCCGTACTGGTGTACTGCATACAGTCAACGGCAGACGAGGTTGCGGTGCAACCGAGAACCAACGGCAGAGCCAAGGAGGACCCAGACCATGACGGACACGGTCGCGGAGGCCGCAGAAGCGGGGGGCGGCGACACGGCTGCTCTGACGGACGGGATTCACCTGGTCGTCGACGCGCTGAAGCTGAACAGGGTCGAGACGATCTACGGTGTCGTCGGCATCCCCATCACGGACCTGGCGCGCCTGGCACAGGCGTCCGGGATTCGCTACATCGGGTTCCGGCACGAGAGCGACGCGGCGCACGCGGCCGCGGCTGCCGGATTCCTGACGCAGAAGGCGGGGATCTGTCTGACGGTCTCCGCGCCGGGCTTTCTCAACGGCCTGGTCGGGCTCGCGAACGCCACCACCAACTGCTTCCCGATGGTCCAGATCTCCGGCTCCAGCGAGCGGCACATCGTGGACCTGCAGCGCGGTGACTACGAGGAGATGGACCAGCTGGCGGTCGCCAGGCAGCTCTGCAAGGCGGCGTACCGGGTGTCAAGGGCGGAGGACATCGGACGGGGCATCGCGCGGGCGATGCGTACGGCAGTGAGCGGCCGGCCTGGCGGGGTGTACCTGGACATCCCGGCGGCAGTGCTGGGCGAGATCATCGACAAGGACAAGGGCGAGACGTCCCTCTGGGAGATCGTGGACCCGGCGCCGAAGCAGATACCCGACGCGGTGGCCGTCGACCGGGCCATCGAGCTGCTGGCAGGCGCGCAGCGCCCGCTGATCGTGCTCGGGAAGGGCGCGGCGTACGCGCGGGCCGACGACGCGATCCGGCAGTTCGTGGAGTCGACCGGAATCCCGTACATCCCCATGTCGATGGCCAAGGGGCTGCTGCCGGACGATCATCCGCAGTCGGCGGCCACCGCGCGATCGCTGGCGTTGAAGCAGGCGGACGTCGTGCTGCTTGTCGGGGCGCGGCTGAACTGGCTGCTGGGGCACGGGGACGCCCCGCAGTGGAGCCCGGACGCGAAGTTCATCCAGGTCGACATCGCAGCGAACGAGATGGACTCCAACCAGCCGATCGCCGCCCCGCTGGTCGGCGACATCGGCTCTGTGATGGACGCGCTGGTGGAGCGGACGAAGCCCGGACAGATCGCGGCACCTACCGGGTGGCGGGAGGCGCTCGGCGAGAAGTCCGCAGCGAACGTGGCGAAGATGGCCAAGCGGCTGGAGGCGGCGAAGACCGCGCAGCCGATGACCTTCCTGGGCGCGCTCCAGGCCATCCGCGACGTGATCGTCGAGCGTCCCGACGTGTACCTGGTGAACGAGGGTGCCAACGCCCTCGACCTCGCACGCAACACCATCCCGATGTCCGTCCCACGACACCGGCTGGACTCCGGTACCTGGGGCGTGATGGGAATCGGCATGGGCTACGCCATCGCGGCCGCGGTGGAGACCGGGCAGCCGGTGATCGCCATCGAAGGCGACTCGGCGTTCGGCTTCTCCGGTATGGAGGCCGAAGTCATCGCCCGCTACGACCTGCCGGTGATCACGATGGTGCTCAACAACAGCGGCGTGTACCGCGGTGACGACGCCTCCCCGTCGGGTGACCCGGCGCCCACGTACCTGAGTGCGCGGCACGACATCCTCATGCAGGCGTTCGGCGGCACGGGCTACCAGGCCACGACACCCGATCAGGTCGGCGAGATGCTGCGGAAGGCGCTCGCGGAGGGCAAGCCTGCGCTGATCGACTGCATCATCGACCCGGCGGACGGCACCGAGTCCGGCAACATCAAGCATCTCAACCCGAAGGGCCTCAACGCGAAGCAGTGATCCCTACCCGATCAGCGGCACCGTACTGGCCATCGGCTCCCGGTGCCGCTGATCGACCGGCACTGACGGCTCGCGTGACCCTCACCGGCCGCGCCCCCCTGTCGACGCGAAGCCGGCCATGAACTCGGCGGCCTCCCCCACGAGGACGAGGTCCTCCTCGAGGATCTACGACTACGCCCACTCCCTCAATGGCGCGGTCGCGAACGAGCAGAGCCTCCGGACCGTGGTCCCCTCCTACTGATCTGGCTGGTCACTCGACCGTCCATCGACGGCTCGCCTGGAGCTCGTCCAGGATTTCAGCGGTGGTCGCGGTCTCGCCGAGGCGGGGGAAGACGTACATGCGCAGCGAAACCGCCGTCCACTCCTCCGCCGCCAAGGCACTGGCCGTCCTCACCGCCCAGGTGGCGCGGCTGGCGACCGCGGGAATGCTGCACGACACCAGCGTCGACGACGCCACCGTGCACTTCCGCGCGCTGTGCGACGGCCTGGCCGGACTGGAACTCGGCGGCGCATCCTGGTCCGACGCCGGCGAGCGACTCTGGCGCGCGGGCTGGCCGCACTCGTCCGAGGATTCACCACACCAGGGGTATGACGGCGCCTCCTCGACGAACCGGCCGGGATGGCCGAGTCCGCACGGGACCGCTGCCCCCTCGCACTGTGCCCCGGACGCCTCACACGTCGAACGATCCCCCCGCGGGAAAGGTCAGGGCGGCGAATCGCTCACCGATACGCCGATGGGTCGCGGCGTCCGGGTGGAGCTCGTCGGGCAGCGGGAGCTCGCCGGCGTCCGCCTCGCCGTAGAGCTGGCGACCATCGAGGTAGAACAGCTGGGAGTCGTCCTTCGCGCGTTGCGCCACGATGCGCGCCAGCTCTTCACGCACCACTTCCAGGGTCAGCTTCCCCGCGGCACGCTCGGCCGGATCACCTGTCGCCCGGAACCGCAGCGACCCGGTGCTGAAGTCGACCGCCCCTGGACCCGGTGTCTGCTCGTGGATCGGGCAAAGGATCGGCGACACCACCAGCAGCGGCTTGTCGGGGTGCCCCTCGCGAATGGTGTCGAGGAAGCCGTGCACCGCCGGGCCGAACACCCGCAGCCGCATCACATCGCCGTTCACCACGTTGATGCCCAGTTTGACGCTGATCAGGTCCGCCGGAGTGTCCCGCAGCACGCGAGCGGTAAACGGGTCCACCATGGCGCTGCCCCCGAACCCCAGGTTGAACAGCTCGACGCCACCGCGGGCGGCCGCCAGCGCGGGCCAGGTCATCGACGGGCTCGCGGCGTTCGAGCCATGGCTGATCGAGCTGCCGTGGTGCAGCCACACCCGGCGTCCTGCCCGTGGCACCGGCTCGACCGGGGCGTCGGTGCGCAGCGCCACCAGCTCGGTGATCTCGGTGTGCGGCAACCAGACCTCGACGTCCTTCGGACGATCGGGCAGCCCAGCGAACCGGACCATGCCGACCGGACCGGGAATCGTCTCCGCTACACCCGTGGCCATGTCCAGGAGGAGGGTCTTCCCACCGGTCGTGGTGGCCTGAGCCGTGAGCTCACCATCAATGAGAAGGTCGTACACGCCGTCCGGCCGGGGCGGGATGTCGCGATAGCCCACCCTGGTCCGCAGCGTGTCCAGCTCGACGACGGTGGCCCGGGTGCGCACCGCCAATCGCACCCCGGATGGTTGCGCCTCCGCCATCGCCAGCTGCC encodes:
- a CDS encoding DsbA family protein, encoding MPAKSRVDFWFDPFCPWSWITSRWILEARQVRDFDLEFHLLALAVLNEDDLPPQFSDPRIMAKVWAPTRVLAAAEQAKGRAILEPLYTAIGSRMHSNDNKEILDVLRRDFDKVIAEALEEVGLPAELADAATSDEYYGAMSRSIDEGLNVAGSIAGVPTIHINGRPFFGPVLGSIPRGEQAGRLWDAVETLGTNPDFWELKSEQPEDLRPNMT
- the oxc gene encoding oxalyl-CoA decarboxylase, producing MTDTVAEAAEAGGGDTAALTDGIHLVVDALKLNRVETIYGVVGIPITDLARLAQASGIRYIGFRHESDAAHAAAAAGFLTQKAGICLTVSAPGFLNGLVGLANATTNCFPMVQISGSSERHIVDLQRGDYEEMDQLAVARQLCKAAYRVSRAEDIGRGIARAMRTAVSGRPGGVYLDIPAAVLGEIIDKDKGETSLWEIVDPAPKQIPDAVAVDRAIELLAGAQRPLIVLGKGAAYARADDAIRQFVESTGIPYIPMSMAKGLLPDDHPQSAATARSLALKQADVVLLVGARLNWLLGHGDAPQWSPDAKFIQVDIAANEMDSNQPIAAPLVGDIGSVMDALVERTKPGQIAAPTGWREALGEKSAANVAKMAKRLEAAKTAQPMTFLGALQAIRDVIVERPDVYLVNEGANALDLARNTIPMSVPRHRLDSGTWGVMGIGMGYAIAAAVETGQPVIAIEGDSAFGFSGMEAEVIARYDLPVITMVLNNSGVYRGDDASPSGDPAPTYLSARHDILMQAFGGTGYQATTPDQVGEMLRKALAEGKPALIDCIIDPADGTESGNIKHLNPKGLNAKQ
- a CDS encoding GDSL-type esterase/lipase family protein, coding for MDTIPITPDLVRGALELEPTEQGVLPHRLPAWARAQGDGQLAMAEAQPSGVRLAVRTRATVVELDTLRTRVGYRDIPPRPDGVYDLLIDGELTAQATTTGGKTLLLDMATGVAETIPGPVGMVRFAGLPDRPKDVEVWLPHTEITELVALRTDAPVEPVPRAGRRVWLHHGSSISHGSNAASPSMTWPALAAARGGVELFNLGFGGSAMVDPFTARVLRDTPADLISVKLGINVVNGDVMRLRVFGPAVHGFLDTIREGHPDKPLLVVSPILCPIHEQTPGPGAVDFSTGSLRFRATGDPAERAAGKLTLEVVREELARIVAQRAKDDSQLFYLDGRQLYGEADAGELPLPDELHPDAATHRRIGERFAALTFPAGGSFDV